In the genome of Drosophila yakuba strain Tai18E2 chromosome 3R, Prin_Dyak_Tai18E2_2.1, whole genome shotgun sequence, one region contains:
- the LOC6535772 gene encoding opsin Rh3 encodes MESANVSSSLFGNVSTALRPEARLSAETRLLGWNVPPEELRHIPEHWLTYPEPPESMNYLLGTLYIFFTLMSMLGNGLVIWVFSAAKSLRTPSNILVINLAFCDFMMMVKTPIFIYNSFHQGYALGHLGCQIFGIIGSYTGIAAGATNAFIAYDRFNVITRPMEGKMTHGKAIAMIIFIYMYATPWVVACYTETWGRFVPEGYLTSCTFDYLTDNFDTRLFVGCIFFFSFVCPTTMITYYYSQIVGHVFSHEKALRDQAKKMNVESLRSNVDKSKETAEIRIAKAAITICFLFFCSWTPYGVMSLIGAFGDKTLLTPGATMIPACACKMVACIDPFVYAISHPRYRMELQKRCPWLALNEKAPESSAVASTSTTQEPQQTTAA; translated from the coding sequence ATGGAGTCCGCTAACGTGTCGTCGAGTCTGTTTGGCAACGTGTCCACCGCGCTGCGGCCGGAGGCGCGGCTCTCCGCCGAAACGCGACTGCTAGGCTGGAATGTGCCGCCGGAGGAGCTGCGTCACATTCCCGAGCACTGGCTAACTTATCCGGAGCCGCCCGAGTCGATGAACTACCTGCTGGGCACGCTGTACATCTTCTTCACCCTGATGTCGATGCTGGGCAATGGACTGGTGATCTGGGTCTTCTCGGCAGCCAAATCGCTGCGCACTCCCTCCAATATACTGGTCATCAATCTGGCCTTCTGCGACTTTATGATGATGGTCAAGACTCCCATATTCATCTACAATAGTTTCCACCAGGGATACGCACTGGGTCATCTGGGATGCCAGATCTTTGGGATCATTGGCTCCTATACGGGAATCGCTGCCGGTGCCACGAATGCGTTTATAGCCTACGATCGATTCAATGTGATCACGCGACCCATGGAGGGCAAGATGACGCATGGCAAGGCCATTGCCATGATCATATTCATCTACATGTACGCCACTCCTTGGGTGGTAGCCTGCTACACGGAGACTTGGGGTCGTTTTGTGCCGGAGGGTTATCTGACCTCCTGCACCTTCGACTATCTAACCGACAACTTTGATACGCGCCTCTTTGTGGGCTGCATCTTCTTCTTCAGCTTCGTGTGCCCCACCACGATGATCACGTACTACTACTCCCAGATAGTGGGCCATGTCTTCAGCCACGAAAAGGCACTGAGAGATCAGGCTAAGAAGATGAACGTGGAATCTCTGCGCTCGAATGTGGACAAAAGCAAGGAGACGGCGGAAATCCGGATAGCCAAAGCGGCCATTACCATCTGCTTCCTGTTCTTTTGCTCGTGGACGCCGTACGGAGTTATGTCGCTGATTGGCGCCTTTGGGGATAAGACCCTTCTGACGCCCGGAGCCACAATGATTCCCGCCTGTGCCTGCAAAATGGTGGCCTGCATCGATCCGTTCGTGTACGCCATAAGTCACCCCAGATACCGCATGGAGCTGCAAAAGCGATGTCCCTGGCTGGCGCTCAACGAAAAGGCGCCGGAATCGTCGGCTGTCGcctccaccagcaccacccaggAACCGCAGCAAACCACCGCCGCCTAA